A section of the Orenia marismortui DSM 5156 genome encodes:
- a CDS encoding family 4 glycosyl hydrolase, producing MGIKLTVIGGSGLYTPLLFDAIINYKEKIDFDEICLNGRTESKLEKVAKLSQNLIDKSDYDFKLTYTTDRKEALIEADIVLNQIRVGGMKARANDEEFPLKYDIIGEETVGPGGFANALRTVPVALDLASEMEKFCPEALLMNLTNPASIVQQAIEEETNINVVSICDLPMGVLNKIAKLLKVEVNEIKYNYFGLNHLGWYTGIYVRGEDRTEDVLDKIEELELGIDVEWIRSLGIIPLPYLKYYYHHNREVEKAQNKDQLRAQELIQTSEEIAKSLEDNPESIPELIYQRGAIWYSDMIVPMIAAIDNDKNEEFILNIANNGLIPGIDDEVIVEVSTIVNANSIRALEVIEVPVNVKSILQQEANYRNLATKAAITQNKDDIIQALVSNPQVDNYDLAYQIWDNDLK from the coding sequence ATGGGAATCAAATTAACGGTAATTGGTGGGAGTGGTTTATACACCCCTTTATTATTTGATGCAATCATTAATTATAAGGAGAAGATTGATTTTGATGAGATCTGTCTAAATGGTAGAACTGAAAGTAAGTTAGAAAAGGTAGCCAAATTAAGTCAAAATTTAATTGATAAGTCAGATTATGATTTTAAGCTTACATATACAACAGACCGTAAAGAAGCCTTAATAGAAGCAGATATTGTACTTAATCAGATTAGAGTAGGAGGTATGAAGGCTAGAGCTAATGATGAAGAGTTTCCACTAAAATATGATATTATTGGAGAAGAGACAGTAGGTCCTGGTGGTTTTGCTAATGCGTTACGTACTGTTCCAGTAGCTTTGGACTTAGCTTCTGAAATGGAAAAATTCTGTCCAGAGGCTCTATTAATGAACTTAACTAATCCAGCTAGTATTGTACAACAAGCAATTGAAGAAGAGACTAATATTAATGTAGTTAGTATTTGTGACTTACCAATGGGAGTTCTTAATAAGATTGCTAAGCTTTTAAAGGTGGAAGTAAATGAGATTAAATATAATTATTTTGGTTTAAATCATTTAGGTTGGTATACAGGAATTTATGTTAGGGGTGAGGATAGAACTGAAGATGTTCTAGATAAAATAGAAGAATTAGAATTAGGTATTGATGTAGAGTGGATTAGAAGTCTAGGTATTATTCCATTACCCTATTTAAAGTATTACTATCATCATAATAGAGAAGTTGAAAAAGCACAAAATAAAGATCAACTTAGAGCCCAAGAATTAATCCAAACTAGTGAAGAAATTGCAAAATCTTTAGAAGATAATCCAGAATCTATCCCAGAATTGATTTATCAGAGAGGAGCTATTTGGTATTCTGATATGATTGTCCCTATGATTGCGGCAATCGATAATGATAAAAATGAAGAATTCATCTTGAATATAGCCAATAATGGACTAATACCTGGAATAGATGATGAAGTAATAGTAGAGGTATCTACTATTGTTAATGCTAATTCTATTAGGGCTTTAGAAGTAATAGAGGTCCCAGTTAATGTTAAAAGTATTTTGCAGCAAGAAGCTAACTATCGTAATTTAGCAACTAAAGCTGCTATAACCCAAAATAAAGATGATATTATTCAAGCTTTAGTCTCTAATCCTCAAGTAGATAATTATGATCTTGCTTATCAAATTTGGGATAATGATTTAAAATAA
- a CDS encoding glycerol dehydrogenase, with protein sequence MAKILISPGKYVQGKGVLKELNEHVDPLGNKVLAICDSVVLDLFEEEVKEGLANKELLLENFNGECSKQEIERLKELAQSEEVEVIIGIGGGKTLDTAKAVAYYSQLPVGIVPTIAATDAPCSALAVIYSEEGVFEEYLFLPTNPDLVLVDTEIVAQAPARFLVAGMGDALATYFEADACALTKASNMPGGTQTLTALNLAELCYNTLMKYGVAAKKAVEAGVVTEALEKIVEANTLLSGLGFESGGLAAAHAIHNGFTVLEETHAKTHGEKVAYSTLVQLVLEDRDPELIQDVIRFCQEVGLPTTLSDLGIEELDEDEIFKVAEASCAEGETIHNMPFKVEAEMVKDAILAVDRLGR encoded by the coding sequence ATGGCTAAGATTTTAATTTCTCCTGGGAAGTATGTTCAGGGAAAAGGTGTGTTAAAAGAGTTGAATGAGCATGTGGATCCTCTTGGTAATAAGGTATTAGCAATCTGTGATTCAGTGGTGTTAGATCTATTTGAAGAAGAGGTTAAAGAAGGATTAGCTAATAAGGAATTATTGTTGGAGAATTTTAATGGGGAATGTTCTAAGCAAGAGATTGAGAGATTGAAAGAGTTAGCCCAGTCAGAAGAGGTTGAAGTTATAATTGGTATTGGTGGAGGAAAGACTTTGGATACTGCTAAAGCAGTAGCTTATTATTCTCAATTACCAGTTGGAATTGTGCCAACTATTGCTGCAACTGATGCTCCTTGTAGTGCTTTAGCTGTAATTTATAGTGAAGAGGGTGTCTTTGAAGAATATCTATTCTTACCTACTAATCCAGATTTAGTATTAGTGGATACAGAGATAGTTGCTCAAGCGCCAGCTAGATTTTTAGTCGCTGGTATGGGCGATGCTTTAGCAACCTATTTTGAAGCTGATGCCTGTGCTTTAACTAAAGCATCTAATATGCCAGGTGGTACTCAGACCTTAACAGCATTAAATTTAGCTGAATTATGCTATAATACTTTAATGAAATATGGAGTAGCTGCTAAAAAAGCAGTAGAAGCAGGAGTGGTAACTGAAGCTTTAGAGAAGATTGTTGAGGCAAATACTCTATTAAGTGGTTTAGGATTTGAAAGTGGTGGATTGGCAGCTGCTCATGCTATTCATAATGGATTTACAGTATTAGAAGAGACCCATGCTAAGACTCATGGTGAGAAGGTGGCTTATTCTACCTTAGTGCAATTAGTTTTAGAGGATAGAGATCCTGAATTAATTCAAGATGTTATCAGATTCTGTCAAGAAGTAGGTTTGCCGACAACCCTATCTGATTTAGGAATTGAAGAGTTAGATGAAGATGAAATTTTTAAGGTTGCAGAAGCTAGTTGTGCTGAAGGTGAGACAATTCATAATATGCCTTTTAAAGTTGAAGCAGAAATGGTTAAAGATGCAATTTTAGCAGTAGATAGATTAGGAAGATAA
- a CDS encoding carbohydrate-binding protein, with product MTNIKVDPFPIKGGDKVKIEYDGMLAQNGADQIYLHAEMVNHQDMKDIRDIRMYEKQGIWTTEVDIPQEYEEFNLSFKDSANNLDNNYGDNWTYTIVHS from the coding sequence ATGACAAATATAAAAGTTGATCCTTTCCCAATCAAAGGGGGAGATAAGGTTAAGATTGAATATGATGGTATGCTTGCTCAAAATGGGGCAGATCAGATCTATTTACATGCAGAGATGGTGAATCATCAAGATATGAAGGATATAAGAGATATTAGAATGTATGAAAAACAAGGAATTTGGACAACTGAAGTAGATATTCCCCAAGAATATGAGGAATTTAATTTATCCTTTAAAGATTCTGCTAATAATTTAGATAATAATTATGGTGATAATTGGACATATACAATAGTTCATAGTTAA
- a CDS encoding HD-GYP domain-containing protein, producing the protein MKFDLNKFLISCSFVLDFIEIDILDNITNHCKKVGYISLKIGDSFHLSEKEKFNLLVFAILHDIGGVENKKKVSKGELEQAKEHCIIGERSIRNFPFFFDQYKNIILYHHENHDGSGFFQKEKDEIPLFSQIISIADYCELIYSSDKSREEIILEIKKEQGKKFSEDMVKKFIEISQQESFWLNLKDEFILSAVEAESPKFNLDYSYQQLNEVTTLFSDIIDSKSHFTKRHSAGLSKKAEIMAEFYNFSPEKKYKFIIAANLHDLGKLAISNSILDKPGKLTKEEFGKMKAHTFYTRKVLERIDGFDEITEWAANHHEKLEGSGYPYAFDKDDLDFPSQIMMALDIYQALREDRPYRSTMSHAKAMGILNTMVSAGKLNSKIVSDIAKVFKS; encoded by the coding sequence ATGAAATTTGACTTAAATAAATTTCTGATTTCATGCTCATTTGTCTTAGACTTTATTGAGATAGACATTCTAGATAATATAACGAATCATTGTAAAAAAGTGGGTTATATCTCATTGAAAATAGGAGATAGTTTTCATTTGTCTGAAAAGGAAAAGTTCAACTTACTTGTTTTCGCTATCTTACATGATATTGGTGGAGTTGAAAATAAGAAAAAAGTTAGTAAAGGTGAGTTAGAACAGGCAAAAGAACATTGTATTATTGGAGAGAGAAGTATAAGAAATTTCCCTTTCTTTTTTGATCAATATAAAAATATTATTTTATATCACCATGAAAATCATGATGGTAGTGGTTTCTTTCAAAAAGAAAAAGATGAGATTCCTCTTTTTTCTCAAATTATCTCAATAGCAGATTATTGTGAATTAATCTATAGTTCAGATAAGAGCAGAGAAGAAATAATACTAGAGATAAAAAAAGAGCAGGGTAAAAAGTTTTCAGAAGACATGGTCAAGAAATTTATAGAAATTAGTCAACAGGAAAGCTTTTGGCTAAATTTAAAAGATGAGTTTATTTTAAGTGCAGTAGAAGCTGAAAGTCCAAAATTTAATCTTGATTACTCTTATCAACAGCTTAATGAAGTTACAACTCTATTTTCTGATATAATAGATTCTAAATCTCATTTTACTAAACGACATTCAGCAGGATTGAGTAAAAAAGCGGAGATAATGGCTGAATTTTATAACTTTAGTCCAGAAAAGAAGTATAAATTTATAATTGCTGCTAATCTTCATGACTTAGGAAAGTTAGCAATTTCCAATTCTATTCTAGATAAACCTGGGAAATTAACTAAAGAAGAGTTTGGCAAAATGAAAGCTCATACTTTTTATACTAGGAAAGTACTTGAAAGAATAGATGGATTTGATGAGATTACAGAATGGGCTGCTAATCACCATGAAAAGCTTGAGGGATCTGGTTATCCATATGCTTTTGATAAAGATGATTTAGACTTTCCTTCACAAATTATGATGGCCCTTGATATTTATCAGGCACTTAGAGAAGATAGACCTTATAGAAGTACAATGAGTCATGCAAAAGCCATGGGAATCTTAAATACCATGGTGTCAGCAGGTAAATTAAATTCAAAGATTGTTAGTGATATTGCTAAAGTTTTTAAGTCATGA
- a CDS encoding formate/nitrite transporter family protein: MHKRFLKPEETISYTIEAGVKKTKRNNTIVLLSAIIAGIFIAMGALSSNTAAYTITNPGIAKVITGAIFPVGLMLILIVGADLFTSNCLLSMSVLEKRITGLEMIKNLVLVYGGNFIGTVLVAIMTIAGGQFDAGKGALGAYHIHLALHKLEAGFGEAIILGILCNIIVCAAALAAYSSKDIVSKVWACFFPIFAFIIAGFQHSIANMYYIPAGIIASKNPLYLKAAQINTTELQELTWSNFFLHNLLPVTIGNIIGGGLIIGFAYWYIFANKSADSSITSSEDMAV; this comes from the coding sequence ATGCATAAGAGATTTTTAAAACCAGAAGAAACTATAAGTTATACTATTGAAGCAGGAGTAAAAAAAACAAAACGTAATAATACTATCGTCCTATTATCAGCTATTATAGCTGGTATCTTCATTGCCATGGGAGCTTTATCAAGTAATACAGCAGCTTATACTATCACAAATCCTGGAATAGCAAAAGTAATAACTGGTGCTATTTTTCCAGTAGGACTGATGCTAATTCTAATTGTAGGAGCAGATTTATTTACAAGTAACTGCTTGTTGAGTATGAGTGTCTTAGAAAAAAGAATTACAGGACTTGAGATGATAAAAAATCTAGTTCTAGTTTATGGTGGTAACTTTATTGGAACTGTTCTTGTTGCCATTATGACAATTGCAGGGGGACAATTTGATGCTGGAAAAGGTGCTTTAGGAGCCTATCACATTCACTTAGCTTTACATAAGCTAGAAGCTGGCTTTGGAGAAGCTATTATTTTAGGAATCTTGTGTAATATTATTGTATGTGCTGCTGCACTTGCTGCATATAGTAGTAAAGATATTGTTAGTAAAGTATGGGCTTGCTTCTTTCCTATCTTTGCTTTTATTATAGCAGGCTTTCAACATAGTATTGCTAATATGTACTATATACCTGCAGGAATTATTGCAAGTAAGAACCCATTATATTTAAAAGCAGCTCAAATTAATACAACAGAATTACAGGAATTAACTTGGTCAAATTTCTTCTTACACAATCTATTACCTGTAACTATTGGTAATATAATTGGTGGAGGATTAATTATAGGCTTTGCTTATTGGTATATCTTTGCTAATAAATCAGCAGACAGTTCAATCACAAGTTCTGAAGATATGGCAGTATAG
- a CDS encoding cupin domain-containing protein, giving the protein MDDFIVPAKHFKFKAKKLSEKLEGSMSDSSVAYIEPHGGGPKPSHTHEHDHFFIVVKGCATIEIGEEKLKVEEDQSVLVPGSEVHSVWNESDELLKMIGITIQA; this is encoded by the coding sequence ATGGATGATTTTATAGTACCAGCAAAACACTTTAAATTTAAAGCTAAGAAGTTATCAGAAAAGCTTGAAGGTAGTATGTCAGATTCTTCAGTTGCCTATATTGAACCTCATGGTGGAGGGCCTAAGCCTAGTCATACCCATGAACATGATCATTTTTTTATTGTGGTTAAAGGTTGTGCTACTATAGAGATTGGAGAAGAAAAGTTAAAGGTAGAAGAGGATCAATCAGTTTTAGTACCAGGAAGTGAAGTACATTCTGTTTGGAATGAGTCTGATGAATTATTAAAGATGATTGGAATAACAATTCAAGCTTAA
- a CDS encoding transporter substrate-binding domain-containing protein — protein MKKQSIVIFSLMIIMSLIIGCTSNQANDKKTLQVGVEGTYPPFNFETEDGKLTGYDVEVAREIANRIGYKIKFIPTKWSGMFGALEAKKFDIIVNQVAITPERQEKYDFSEPYVYSGAQLIVKSNNNKIRSLKDLKGKKVGVGLGSNYEQIIKEFDQNNKIEVKTYEVLLDTLNDLDIGRIDAALNDKLAAGINIKKTGLDLKVTGKVVKKVVNGITLRKGNKQLLNKINNALAEMKSDGTLKEISLKWFGVDVSH, from the coding sequence TTGAAAAAACAATCAATTGTAATATTTTCATTAATGATAATAATGAGCTTGATTATCGGTTGTACTAGTAATCAAGCCAATGACAAAAAGACATTACAAGTAGGAGTAGAAGGTACTTATCCACCTTTTAATTTTGAAACTGAAGACGGTAAATTAACAGGATATGATGTAGAGGTTGCTCGGGAAATTGCTAACAGAATAGGATATAAGATTAAATTTATACCTACTAAATGGTCTGGAATGTTTGGTGCTTTAGAAGCTAAAAAATTTGACATAATTGTTAATCAGGTAGCAATCACTCCTGAAAGACAAGAAAAGTATGACTTTAGCGAGCCTTATGTTTACTCAGGAGCACAATTAATTGTGAAATCAAATAATAATAAGATTAGAAGTTTAAAAGATTTAAAAGGTAAAAAAGTAGGAGTAGGATTAGGTAGTAATTATGAGCAAATCATTAAAGAATTTGACCAAAATAACAAAATCGAAGTCAAAACTTATGAAGTCTTATTGGATACCTTAAATGATTTAGATATAGGTAGAATTGATGCAGCTTTAAATGATAAGCTTGCAGCAGGAATTAATATTAAAAAAACTGGATTAGATTTAAAGGTTACTGGTAAGGTAGTAAAGAAGGTCGTTAATGGAATTACCTTAAGAAAAGGAAATAAGCAATTACTAAATAAGATAAATAATGCTTTAGCAGAAATGAAAAGCGATGGAACTCTAAAAGAGATATCACTTAAATGGTTTGGAGTAGATGTCAGCCATTAA
- a CDS encoding glycerophosphodiester phosphodiesterase translates to MIKIAHRGYVNAKYVENSYFAISKAIELGYDMVEIDIRETKDQRIILNHDDSLNRVFAINKKVSDLSVKEIKAITGRDILTLEGCLKLCKDEVGLLIEIKDKSYSRDFLENIYQLLKKYKMLNQVLIYPPREDLIDFYLAKVKVGVAYNQIRNFEQKEGLADRIFALAMPEIWTQERIKEMHDKNLICLTTVKKTYFDRNFPGADHLKLAKEYIHQLKQMDIDAINIDSVYHKFLFSD, encoded by the coding sequence ATGATTAAAATAGCTCATCGAGGATATGTTAATGCTAAATATGTTGAAAATTCTTATTTTGCGATATCAAAAGCAATTGAACTGGGATATGATATGGTAGAAATAGATATTAGAGAAACAAAAGATCAAAGAATAATTTTGAATCATGATGATAGTCTAAATAGAGTTTTTGCTATAAATAAAAAAGTTAGCGATCTCTCTGTAAAAGAAATCAAAGCTATCACTGGTAGAGATATTTTAACATTAGAAGGCTGTTTGAAACTTTGTAAGGATGAGGTAGGCTTGTTGATTGAGATCAAGGATAAAAGTTATTCTAGAGATTTTTTAGAGAATATATACCAGTTACTAAAAAAGTATAAGATGCTTAATCAAGTTTTGATATATCCGCCTAGAGAAGATTTAATAGATTTTTATCTAGCAAAAGTCAAAGTAGGGGTTGCATATAATCAGATTAGAAATTTTGAGCAAAAAGAGGGTTTAGCAGATAGAATATTTGCTTTAGCAATGCCTGAAATATGGACTCAAGAAAGAATAAAGGAGATGCATGATAAGAACTTGATCTGTTTAACTACTGTTAAGAAAACATATTTTGATAGAAATTTCCCAGGTGCTGATCATCTTAAATTAGCTAAAGAGTATATACATCAATTAAAGCAAATGGACATAGATGCTATAAATATAGACTCTGTTTATCATAAGTTCTTATTTAGTGATTAA
- a CDS encoding MBL fold metallo-hydrolase, protein MKLTVLIDNNTLTDRYFIGEPGISFFIESEGIKLLFDTGYSDAFIQNASKMNLDLLDINYIVLSHGHLDHSWGLEPLSRRYMEAEIEGQINKIPKLIGHPLIFEAKSIAGTPIGMNLSQEFLEDIFTLKLSKDPIWLTEKLVFLGEIPRKFKFEAQDPIGVRKSSNLEVEDYLLDDSALAFISADGLVIITGCSHSGICNIIEYAKEITKVNEVSEIIGGFHLLDPEAKKMEETKDYLAKLDLTALYPCHCTDLKSKFELAKIVEIKEVGVGLHLEFN, encoded by the coding sequence ATGAAATTAACTGTTCTGATTGATAATAATACTTTAACGGATAGATATTTTATTGGTGAACCAGGTATTTCTTTTTTTATTGAAAGCGAAGGAATTAAATTATTATTTGATACAGGATATTCTGACGCTTTTATTCAGAATGCAAGTAAAATGAACTTAGATTTATTAGATATTAATTACATAGTACTATCTCATGGTCACCTTGACCATAGCTGGGGTTTAGAGCCTCTTAGTCGGAGATATATGGAGGCTGAAATCGAAGGTCAAATTAACAAAATTCCTAAGTTAATAGGCCATCCACTTATATTTGAAGCAAAAAGTATAGCTGGAACTCCTATAGGAATGAATTTATCCCAGGAGTTTCTTGAAGATATATTTACTTTGAAGCTAAGTAAAGATCCTATCTGGTTAACAGAGAAGTTAGTGTTTTTAGGTGAGATTCCACGTAAGTTCAAATTTGAAGCTCAAGATCCTATTGGAGTTAGAAAGTCAAGTAACTTAGAAGTTGAAGATTATCTTTTAGATGATTCAGCTTTAGCATTTATTTCAGCAGATGGTTTGGTAATTATTACTGGATGTTCTCATTCAGGTATTTGTAATATAATTGAGTATGCTAAAGAAATTACCAAAGTCAATGAAGTAAGTGAAATTATCGGAGGCTTTCATCTTTTAGACCCTGAGGCTAAGAAAATGGAAGAGACTAAAGATTATCTAGCCAAGTTAGACTTAACTGCATTATATCCTTGTCATTGTACTGATCTTAAAAGTAAATTTGAATTAGCTAAAATAGTGGAAATTAAGGAGGTAGGAGTTGGACTTCACTTAGAATTTAATTAA
- a CDS encoding amino acid ABC transporter permease codes for MINFKMILEKLPLLLPFGLITLKIALIAMLIGLLLGLVTALFRLYKLAVLDKVSELYVFVIRGTPLLVQIYIVYFGLPRIGIEFSAYNSAYLALGVNVGAYLSEVFRGAIKSIDKGQLEAALSVGMTYWQAMYRIILPQAALVALPATGNTFINLIKNTSLVFVISIEEIMAKTKKLAALHGSYLEMYITAAIVYLILFLLIYKLQAFLERNLEKAYQ; via the coding sequence ATGATAAATTTTAAAATGATATTAGAAAAATTACCACTTCTACTACCCTTTGGACTAATCACACTAAAAATTGCCCTAATAGCAATGCTTATTGGATTACTATTAGGGTTAGTAACTGCTTTATTTAGACTTTATAAGTTAGCTGTCTTAGATAAAGTTTCAGAATTATATGTCTTTGTTATCAGAGGGACACCACTCTTAGTACAAATTTATATTGTTTATTTTGGTTTACCTAGAATTGGTATAGAGTTTAGTGCCTATAATTCAGCTTATCTGGCATTAGGAGTCAATGTAGGAGCTTATCTATCAGAAGTATTTAGAGGAGCAATAAAATCTATTGATAAAGGTCAATTAGAAGCTGCTTTGTCAGTAGGAATGACCTATTGGCAGGCAATGTATCGGATTATACTTCCCCAAGCTGCTTTAGTAGCCTTACCTGCTACAGGAAATACTTTTATTAATTTAATTAAAAATACTTCTCTAGTTTTTGTAATTAGTATCGAAGAGATAATGGCAAAAACTAAAAAACTAGCTGCTTTACATGGCAGTTATTTAGAGATGTATATTACTGCAGCCATTGTCTATTTAATCTTATTTTTGCTTATCTATAAATTACAAGCTTTTCTAGAAAGAAATTTAGAAAAAGCTTATCAATAA
- a CDS encoding EAL and HDOD domain-containing protein codes for MNFFVARQPIFDCDQNVCAYELLYRNSLDNYYKSVDGDQATSEVINSFFLMGMDAIIDGSKAFINFTSNLLKDEVPTIFDKDTIVIEILEDVEPDKKIIEVCKKMKEEGYTIALDDFVFSPKYLPLLEIADIIKVDFLISPVDERKRLVKIAQRRGIKLLAEKVETREEFEEAVEMGYSYFQGYFFSKPVVLTGTDLPTYATNYFEILEELNQDEPDLDNISAILERDLSLSYKLLKLINSAAFYLREEITSIKNALALLGINEFKKWISLIVLKKASKGKPQEIMKISTIRAKFAELIACKLGFEDNKSQFFMVGMFSMIDVLMNRKLDDILNELPIANKIKWALLGSKGILKDVYDIVLDYERGEWNKVSQQIEKFDLKEEDLSQLFINAVEWSNEVLKQGA; via the coding sequence ATGAATTTCTTTGTAGCTAGGCAACCTATATTTGATTGTGATCAGAATGTATGTGCTTATGAATTGTTATATAGGAATAGCTTGGATAATTATTATAAAAGTGTAGATGGAGATCAAGCAACTTCTGAAGTTATTAATAGCTTTTTTCTAATGGGAATGGATGCTATAATTGATGGTAGCAAAGCCTTTATAAATTTTACTTCTAATTTATTAAAGGATGAAGTACCTACTATTTTTGATAAAGATACAATTGTAATAGAAATCTTAGAAGATGTAGAGCCTGATAAGAAGATAATAGAAGTTTGTAAGAAGATGAAAGAAGAAGGTTATACTATAGCCTTAGATGATTTTGTATTTTCACCTAAATATTTGCCTTTATTAGAGATAGCAGATATTATTAAGGTTGATTTTTTAATTAGTCCAGTTGATGAGAGAAAAAGGTTGGTTAAAATAGCTCAGAGAAGAGGAATAAAATTATTAGCTGAAAAGGTTGAGACAAGAGAAGAATTTGAAGAGGCTGTTGAAATGGGTTATTCTTATTTTCAGGGTTATTTCTTTAGTAAACCTGTGGTTTTGACAGGGACTGATTTGCCAACTTATGCAACAAATTATTTTGAGATTTTAGAAGAGTTAAATCAAGATGAACCTGATTTAGATAATATTTCAGCTATCTTAGAAAGAGATTTATCTTTATCATATAAGTTATTAAAATTAATCAATTCAGCAGCATTCTATTTAAGAGAAGAGATAACCTCTATTAAAAATGCTTTAGCTTTATTAGGAATTAATGAATTTAAGAAATGGATTAGTCTAATAGTACTAAAGAAAGCTTCCAAAGGTAAACCTCAAGAAATTATGAAGATATCAACAATTAGAGCCAAATTTGCTGAACTAATAGCTTGTAAATTAGGATTTGAAGATAATAAATCTCAGTTTTTTATGGTAGGCATGTTTTCAATGATTGATGTATTAATGAACCGAAAACTAGATGATATTCTCAATGAATTACCAATAGCTAATAAAATTAAGTGGGCTTTACTTGGTAGTAAAGGAATTTTAAAAGATGTATATGATATTGTCTTAGATTATGAAAGAGGGGAATGGAATAAGGTCTCCCAACAGATAGAAAAATTTGATTTAAAGGAAGAAGATCTTTCTCAATTATTTATTAATGCAGTTGAATGGTCTAATGAGGTCTTAAAGCAGGGGGCATAA
- a CDS encoding GNAT family N-acetyltransferase encodes MEIITYIEKIKNAYLETFTAKLERPWGILFYNTDNPTYYDANHAYIRRVPADTDKVVDEVIEFYKSKEIIPRFYIYNLEKQSYLEEVLEKRGFSFEEFLDPIQLWNSKVIEVENRGLIRIEEVSKENFYDALEVQSKIKEFGGREIREQAFQAEFNHPHHSSFLLSYKDKPCSIASVFRYQEEAILENLATLEEFRGQGLIGELIYYLQRKMYEQKVKKLWVFPISKRAEAVYKKYNFKTITKLRTGHAFLRGKGLKKIQED; translated from the coding sequence ATGGAAATAATAACTTATATAGAAAAGATAAAAAATGCTTATCTAGAAACTTTTACAGCAAAGCTTGAAAGACCATGGGGAATTCTATTTTATAATACAGATAATCCTACTTATTATGATGCTAACCATGCTTATATTAGAAGAGTCCCAGCCGATACAGATAAGGTGGTAGATGAAGTAATAGAGTTTTATAAAAGTAAAGAAATAATTCCTAGATTCTATATCTATAATCTAGAAAAGCAGAGTTATCTAGAAGAAGTTTTAGAGAAAAGAGGATTTAGCTTTGAAGAATTCCTAGATCCTATTCAGCTTTGGAATTCTAAGGTGATAGAAGTTGAAAATAGAGGTTTGATTAGAATTGAAGAGGTCAGCAAAGAAAATTTTTATGATGCTTTAGAGGTGCAAAGTAAGATCAAAGAGTTTGGTGGTAGAGAGATTAGAGAACAGGCTTTTCAGGCAGAATTCAATCATCCACATCATAGTAGCTTTTTATTGAGTTATAAGGATAAGCCTTGCTCCATTGCCTCTGTTTTCCGTTATCAAGAAGAAGCAATCTTAGAAAATCTAGCTACATTAGAAGAGTTTAGAGGTCAAGGGTTAATTGGAGAATTGATTTATTATCTGCAAAGAAAGATGTATGAACAGAAGGTAAAGAAATTATGGGTTTTCCCAATTAGTAAAAGGGCTGAAGCAGTTTATAAAAAGTATAATTTTAAAACCATTACTAAGCTAAGAACAGGGCATGCCTTTTTAAGAGGAAAGGGTTTGAAAAAAATACAAGAAGACTAA